From a single Streptomyces rubradiris genomic region:
- a CDS encoding low molecular weight protein-tyrosine-phosphatase, whose amino-acid sequence MTYRVCFVCTGNICRSPMAESVFRARVAEAGLEDLVVVDSAGTGGWHEGEPADPRTVSVLEEHGYDSEHTARQFLPSWFSRLDLVIALDTGHLRALRRLAPTEEDACKIRLLRSYDPAAGPDLDVPDPYYGGREGFEECLEMVEAASTGLLAAVQDELEGRAA is encoded by the coding sequence ATGACCTACCGCGTCTGTTTCGTGTGCACCGGCAACATCTGCCGCTCCCCGATGGCCGAATCCGTCTTCCGCGCGCGCGTGGCGGAGGCCGGTCTGGAGGATCTGGTGGTGGTCGACAGCGCCGGCACCGGCGGCTGGCACGAGGGGGAGCCGGCCGACCCGCGCACCGTCTCGGTCCTGGAGGAACACGGCTACGACAGCGAGCACACGGCCCGCCAGTTCCTGCCGTCGTGGTTCTCCCGGCTCGACCTTGTGATAGCCCTCGACACCGGCCACCTCCGGGCCCTGCGCCGTCTCGCGCCCACCGAGGAGGACGCCTGCAAGATCCGCCTGCTGCGTTCCTACGACCCCGCCGCCGGCCCCGACCTCGACGTACCCGACCCGTATTACGGGGGCCGGGAGGGCTTCGAGGAGTGCCTTGAGATGGTGGAGGCGGCGAGCACCGGGCTGCTCGCCGCCGTACAGGACGAACTGGAAGGACGGGCCGCATGA
- a CDS encoding phage holin family protein: MRNFLVKTIANAGALAVAVWALDKITLTGDSTAKKAGTLIAVALIFGLVNWLVKPIVKVLTFPLFILTLGLITLVVNALMLLLTSWVCGKLDLSFHVEGFWTAVLGGLIVSVVSWALHVVLPDED, translated from the coding sequence ATGAGGAATTTCCTAGTCAAGACGATCGCCAACGCGGGCGCCCTGGCGGTCGCGGTATGGGCTCTCGACAAGATCACCCTGACCGGTGACAGCACCGCCAAGAAGGCCGGCACGCTGATCGCCGTCGCGTTGATCTTCGGCTTGGTCAACTGGCTGGTCAAGCCGATCGTGAAGGTACTCACCTTCCCGCTGTTCATCCTGACCCTCGGCCTGATCACCCTGGTCGTGAACGCGCTGATGCTGCTGCTGACCTCCTGGGTGTGCGGCAAGCTCGACCTCAGCTTCCATGTGGAGGGCTTCTGGACGGCCGTGCTCGGCGGTCTGATCGTCTCCGTCGTCTCCTGGGCGCTGCACGTCGTCCTGCCCGACGAGGACTGA
- a CDS encoding cupin domain-containing protein, whose product MKAFRLDDLEAERVANEGAYLQFLRERNMSVGLYALDAGEHDPQKPHNQDEVYFVVSGRASLTVGLETTQVARGSVVYVPAGVPHKFHHISEDLRVLVVFSPPEA is encoded by the coding sequence ATGAAGGCATTCCGACTGGATGACCTGGAGGCGGAACGCGTCGCCAACGAGGGCGCCTACCTGCAGTTCCTGCGCGAGCGGAACATGTCGGTCGGTCTGTACGCCCTCGACGCGGGTGAGCACGACCCGCAGAAGCCGCACAACCAGGACGAGGTGTACTTCGTGGTCAGCGGCCGGGCCTCGCTCACGGTCGGCCTGGAGACGACGCAGGTGGCGCGGGGCAGCGTCGTGTACGTGCCCGCCGGGGTCCCGCACAAGTTCCATCACATCAGCGAGGACCTCAGGGTGCTCGTCGTGTTCTCTCCGCCCGAGGCGTGA
- a CDS encoding DUF5326 family protein produces the protein MREIFAGLPWWVKWVAVPVIALVVFGGLIASVVGFVIGLLFKVLVFVALVGGLIYIVRKFTGNSSSRSGW, from the coding sequence ATGCGAGAGATCTTCGCGGGGCTGCCGTGGTGGGTGAAGTGGGTTGCGGTGCCGGTCATCGCCCTGGTCGTGTTCGGCGGCCTGATAGCGAGCGTGGTCGGGTTCGTGATCGGCCTGCTGTTCAAGGTGCTGGTCTTCGTCGCGCTGGTCGGCGGCCTGATCTACATCGTGCGGAAGTTCACCGGCAACTCCTCGTCGCGCAGCGGGTGGTGA
- a CDS encoding IclR family transcriptional regulator — protein sequence MGSVQRAMRLLETVASHPYGAPAKQLARETGLALPTTYHLLRTLVHEGYLHRDKGLFFLGDAAERLARGGAQQKRRSMVADTLAHWRDSIGVPVYYAMYRDGEIEVMCVSASRQAPAVEEWADFRETGHAHAIGQCLLSQLDEEARRDHLARYPVRPITPYTVRDDDALLRRLARTRRMEPTVERQEYAVGTVCAAVPITVGATAATVAISLPAHQADRLLPAARRLQTEIGRHLGSLTLAISI from the coding sequence ATCGGCTCCGTCCAGCGCGCCATGCGACTGCTGGAGACCGTCGCCTCGCACCCCTACGGCGCCCCCGCCAAACAACTCGCCCGCGAGACCGGGCTCGCCCTGCCCACCACCTACCACCTGCTGCGCACCCTGGTGCACGAGGGCTATCTGCACCGGGACAAGGGGCTGTTCTTCCTCGGTGACGCAGCGGAACGTCTGGCCCGCGGCGGAGCACAGCAGAAACGTCGCAGCATGGTGGCGGACACGCTCGCGCACTGGCGCGATTCCATCGGTGTGCCGGTCTACTACGCGATGTACCGGGACGGCGAGATCGAGGTCATGTGCGTCTCCGCCTCCCGGCAGGCACCGGCGGTCGAGGAATGGGCGGACTTCCGCGAGACCGGCCATGCCCACGCCATCGGACAGTGTCTGCTCTCCCAGCTGGACGAGGAGGCGCGGCGCGACCATCTCGCGCGCTATCCCGTCCGGCCCATCACGCCGTACACCGTGCGGGACGACGACGCGCTGCTACGGCGGCTGGCCCGGACCCGCCGGATGGAACCGACGGTGGAGCGTCAGGAGTACGCCGTCGGGACGGTCTGCGCGGCGGTCCCCATCACGGTCGGCGCCACCGCGGCCACGGTGGCCATCTCGCTCCCCGCCCACCAGGCCGACCGGCTGCTGCCCGCCGCCCGCCGGCTCCAGACGGAGATCGGGCGTCACCTGGGGTCGCTCACGCTCGCTATCAGTATCTGA
- a CDS encoding SsgA family sporulation/cell division regulator: protein MRESVQAEVMMSFLVSEELSFRIPVELRYETSDPYAVRLTFHLPGDAPVTWAFGRELLVDGVGRPCGEGDVRISPADSEVLGEVLIRLQVGGDHAVFRSSAPPLVAFLDRTDKLVPLGQEGALADFDAHLDEALDRILAEEQSAG, encoded by the coding sequence ATGCGCGAGTCCGTACAGGCAGAAGTCATGATGAGCTTTCTCGTGTCGGAGGAGCTCTCCTTCCGCATCCCGGTGGAGTTGCGCTACGAAACCAGTGATCCCTATGCCGTGCGGCTCACCTTTCATCTGCCCGGCGACGCGCCGGTGACCTGGGCCTTCGGGCGCGAGCTGCTGGTCGACGGGGTCGGCCGTCCGTGCGGGGAGGGAGACGTGCGCATCTCCCCCGCCGATTCCGAGGTGCTGGGCGAGGTGCTGATCCGCCTTCAGGTAGGCGGCGACCACGCCGTCTTCCGCTCGTCGGCACCCCCGCTGGTGGCCTTCCTCGACCGCACGGACAAGCTGGTGCCGCTCGGACAGGAGGGCGCCCTGGCCGATTTCGACGCACATCTGGACGAGGCCCTGGACCGCATCCTGGCCGAGGAGCAGAGCGCCGGCTGA
- a CDS encoding YibE/F family protein: MEQYPYQPPEPHRRDGAAQGTGHGHEAAGTGHGAASGHGHAHGHSHSHGPAAPVSQHLRKVIAAILVPFTAAVLVGLVVLWPGQAPAHKRTGVGFDRQTQQATVTRVVELSCASANASGVPPTGDTSTAEGSSAQQRADGTCKKATIRVDTGKDKGRTFTEIVQPDQSRQLHQDEKVVVAYEPSAPKDLQYAVTDVNRKFPMTLLAGVFAVAVVLVGRLRGVMALIALAVSFLLLTLFILPAILEGSNPLLVAVVGSSAIMLIALYLCHGLSARTSVAVLGTLISLALIGVLGSLFIGWAALTGNTDDNTGLIHGLYPSIDMSGLLLAGVIIGSLGVLDDVTVTQTSAVWELHEANPSMGWRGLYRAGIRIGRDHIASVVNTLVLAYAGAALPLLLLFSIAQSSVGTVANSELVAEEIVRTLVGSIGLVASVPVTTALAALVVSADRAAPDSGVAGASAGARPAPAGAGASAGARPAPARGGRGRRRKR, from the coding sequence ATGGAGCAGTACCCCTATCAGCCGCCCGAGCCGCACCGCCGAGACGGCGCGGCACAGGGCACCGGGCACGGTCACGAGGCCGCCGGGACCGGCCATGGAGCCGCTTCCGGACACGGACACGCGCACGGCCACAGCCACAGTCACGGCCCCGCCGCTCCCGTCTCCCAGCACCTGCGCAAGGTCATCGCGGCGATCCTGGTCCCCTTCACCGCGGCGGTCCTGGTCGGTCTCGTGGTGCTCTGGCCCGGACAGGCCCCGGCCCACAAGCGCACCGGCGTCGGCTTCGACCGGCAGACCCAGCAGGCCACGGTCACCCGGGTCGTCGAGCTGAGCTGCGCGTCGGCGAACGCCTCCGGTGTGCCTCCGACCGGCGACACCTCCACGGCCGAGGGCAGTTCGGCGCAGCAGCGCGCCGACGGCACCTGCAAGAAGGCCACCATCCGGGTCGACACCGGCAAGGACAAGGGCCGTACCTTCACCGAGATCGTGCAGCCGGACCAGTCGCGCCAGCTCCACCAGGACGAGAAGGTCGTCGTCGCCTACGAGCCCTCGGCACCGAAGGACCTGCAGTACGCGGTGACCGATGTGAACCGGAAGTTCCCCATGACGCTGCTCGCGGGGGTCTTCGCGGTGGCCGTGGTCCTGGTGGGCCGGCTGCGCGGTGTCATGGCGCTGATCGCGCTGGCCGTCAGCTTCCTGCTGCTGACGCTGTTCATCCTGCCGGCGATCCTCGAGGGCTCGAACCCGCTGCTGGTGGCCGTGGTCGGGTCGAGCGCCATCATGCTGATCGCCCTGTACCTGTGTCACGGGCTGTCGGCCCGCACCTCGGTGGCGGTGCTCGGCACGCTGATATCGCTGGCGCTGATCGGTGTGCTCGGCTCGCTGTTCATCGGCTGGGCCGCGCTGACCGGCAACACGGACGACAACACCGGTCTCATCCACGGCCTGTATCCGTCGATCGACATGAGCGGTCTGTTGCTGGCCGGGGTCATCATCGGTTCGCTCGGCGTCCTGGACGATGTGACGGTGACCCAGACTTCGGCCGTCTGGGAGCTGCACGAGGCCAACCCGTCGATGGGCTGGCGCGGGTTGTACCGGGCGGGCATCCGGATCGGCCGCGACCACATCGCGTCCGTGGTCAACACCCTGGTGCTCGCCTACGCCGGTGCCGCGCTGCCGTTGCTGCTGCTGTTCTCGATCGCGCAGAGCAGTGTCGGGACTGTGGCCAACAGCGAGCTGGTGGCCGAGGAGATCGTGCGCACGCTGGTGGGCTCGATCGGTCTGGTCGCCTCCGTCCCGGTCACCACGGCGCTGGCCGCGCTGGTGGTGTCGGCCGACCGCGCCGCCCCGGACTCCGGAGTGGCCGGGGCATCCGCCGGGGCCCGGCCCGCGCCGGCGGGGGCCGGGGCATCCGCCGGGGCCCGGCCCGCGCCGGCGCGCGGCGGCCGGGGACGGCGCCGGAAGCGGTGA
- the thiC gene encoding phosphomethylpyrimidine synthase ThiC — protein sequence MTNKDARTPASAQDEKSTEAGKSIGWHKAYVEGSRPDLRVPVRQVHLTNGQSVTLYDTSGPYTDPLVETDVRRGLPPLRENWIIARGDTEEYAGRPVRPEDDGIKHTSPRGGLRNLDAVFPGRPRQPRRGRAGQAVTQLAYARRGEITPEMEFVALRENVSPEVVREEIAAGRAVLPANVNHPEIEPMIIGKRFLVKVNANIGNSAVTSSIEEEVEKMTWATRWGADTVMDLSTGRNIHTTREWVLRNSPVPIGTVPLYQALEKVDGKAEELTWEIYKDTVIEQAEQGVDYMTVHAGVRLPYVPLTANRKTGIVSRGGSIMAAWCLAHHKESFLYENFEELCEILAAYDVTYSLGDGLRPGSIADANDEAQFAELRTLGELNRIARNFGVQTMIEGPGHVPMHKIKENIDLQQEICDEAPFYTLGPLTTDVAPAYDHITSGIGAAMIAWWGTAMLCYVTPKEHLGLPNRDDVKTGVITYKIAAHAADLAKGHPGAQEWDDALSDARFEFRWEDQFNLALDPDTAREFHDETLPAEPAKTAHFCSMCGPKFCSMKISQDIRREHGGSRAEIEAGMAQKSQEFAAAGNRVYLPIAD from the coding sequence ATGACCAACAAGGACGCACGCACGCCTGCCTCCGCTCAGGACGAGAAGTCCACGGAGGCCGGGAAGTCCATCGGCTGGCACAAGGCGTATGTCGAGGGTTCACGCCCCGACCTCCGGGTGCCGGTCCGTCAGGTGCACCTCACCAACGGGCAGTCGGTCACGCTGTACGACACATCGGGCCCGTACACCGATCCACTCGTCGAAACCGACGTCCGCAGGGGTCTGCCGCCGCTGCGCGAGAACTGGATCATCGCCCGCGGCGACACCGAGGAGTACGCGGGCCGGCCCGTCCGTCCCGAGGACGACGGGATCAAGCACACCTCGCCGCGCGGTGGGCTGCGCAACCTGGACGCGGTCTTCCCTGGCCGCCCGCGCCAGCCGAGGCGGGGGCGCGCCGGTCAGGCGGTGACGCAGCTCGCGTACGCCCGCCGGGGTGAGATCACCCCGGAGATGGAGTTCGTGGCCCTCCGGGAGAACGTGTCGCCCGAGGTGGTCCGCGAGGAGATCGCGGCGGGCCGGGCCGTGCTGCCGGCCAACGTCAACCACCCGGAGATCGAGCCGATGATCATCGGCAAGCGGTTCCTGGTGAAGGTGAACGCCAACATCGGCAACTCGGCGGTGACGTCCTCCATCGAGGAGGAGGTCGAGAAGATGACCTGGGCGACCCGCTGGGGCGCCGACACGGTCATGGACTTGTCCACCGGTCGCAACATCCACACCACCCGCGAGTGGGTGCTGCGCAACTCCCCCGTCCCCATCGGCACCGTGCCGCTCTACCAGGCGCTGGAGAAGGTCGACGGCAAGGCCGAGGAACTGACCTGGGAGATCTACAAGGACACCGTCATCGAGCAGGCTGAGCAGGGCGTGGACTACATGACCGTCCACGCGGGCGTCCGGCTGCCGTACGTCCCGCTCACCGCCAACCGCAAGACCGGCATCGTCTCGCGCGGCGGCTCCATCATGGCCGCGTGGTGCCTGGCGCACCACAAGGAATCGTTCCTGTACGAGAACTTCGAGGAGCTGTGCGAGATCCTCGCCGCCTACGACGTCACGTACTCGCTGGGAGACGGCCTGCGGCCCGGTTCCATCGCCGACGCCAACGACGAGGCGCAGTTCGCGGAGCTGCGGACGCTCGGCGAACTCAACCGGATCGCCAGGAATTTCGGCGTGCAGACGATGATCGAGGGCCCCGGGCACGTGCCGATGCACAAGATCAAGGAGAACATCGACCTTCAGCAGGAGATCTGCGACGAGGCCCCGTTCTATACGCTCGGCCCGCTGACCACGGACGTCGCGCCGGCGTACGACCACATCACCTCCGGCATCGGTGCCGCGATGATCGCCTGGTGGGGTACGGCGATGCTCTGCTACGTCACGCCCAAGGAGCACCTGGGCCTGCCCAACCGGGACGACGTCAAGACCGGCGTCATCACCTACAAGATCGCCGCACACGCGGCGGACCTCGCCAAGGGACATCCCGGGGCGCAGGAGTGGGATGACGCGCTGTCCGACGCCCGTTTCGAGTTCCGGTGGGAGGACCAGTTCAATCTCGCCCTGGACCCCGACACGGCACGGGAGTTCCACGACGAGACCCTGCCGGCCGAGCCCGCCAAGACGGCCCACTTCTGTTCCATGTGCGGTCCGAAGTTCTGCAGCATGAAGATCTCGCAGGACATCCGGCGGGAGCACGGCGGCAGCCGGGCCGAGATCGAGGCGGGCATGGCACAGAAGTCACAGGAGTTCGCGGCGGCCGGCAACCGGGTGTACCTGCCCATCGCCGACTGA
- a CDS encoding metallophosphoesterase gives MTQGAGQGPEAERTATLRDFRVPAYVHETGPYAGGTHPGNAVPAGDETYPEGYTPTQRDLPVINRGDTLQLPVEPVPAPPAPQPATGPGPLYVVGDVHGYLDELVAALQEQGLIDASGQWCAGTTRLWFLGDFTDRGPDGIGVIDLVMRLSAEAAAAGGYCKALMGNHELLLLGAKRFGDTPVNSGAGTATFQAAWLLNGGQKTDMDRLQDHHLQWMARLDAVEVVDGYLLIHSDTTAYLDYGDSIEAVNDTVRETLTRNDADEVWDLFRKFTKRFSFRDEGGAEAVRTLLDTYGGTRVVHGHSPIPYLLGEVGSEDGEEGTGPVVEGPHVYADGLAIAMDGGVTMAGKLLVQQLPLND, from the coding sequence ATGACTCAGGGGGCCGGTCAGGGACCCGAGGCGGAGCGGACGGCGACGCTGCGCGACTTCCGGGTACCCGCGTACGTGCACGAGACCGGTCCGTACGCCGGCGGCACCCACCCCGGCAACGCCGTCCCGGCCGGTGACGAGACGTACCCCGAGGGCTACACCCCCACCCAGCGCGACCTGCCGGTCATCAACCGCGGCGACACCCTCCAGCTCCCCGTCGAGCCGGTCCCCGCCCCGCCGGCCCCACAGCCCGCGACCGGGCCCGGACCGCTCTACGTCGTCGGCGACGTCCACGGCTACCTGGACGAGCTGGTGGCCGCTCTCCAGGAGCAGGGCCTGATCGACGCCTCGGGCCAGTGGTGCGCCGGTACCACCCGGCTGTGGTTCCTCGGCGACTTCACCGACCGTGGCCCGGACGGCATCGGCGTCATCGACCTGGTCATGCGGCTGTCCGCCGAGGCCGCCGCGGCAGGCGGTTACTGCAAGGCCCTCATGGGCAACCACGAACTGCTGCTGCTCGGCGCCAAGCGGTTCGGCGACACCCCCGTCAACTCCGGTGCGGGCACCGCCACCTTCCAGGCGGCCTGGTTGCTCAACGGCGGCCAGAAGACCGACATGGACCGCCTCCAGGACCACCATCTGCAGTGGATGGCCCGGCTCGACGCCGTGGAGGTGGTCGACGGTTATCTGCTCATCCACTCCGACACCACCGCCTACCTCGACTACGGCGACTCCATCGAGGCGGTCAACGACACCGTCCGCGAGACCCTGACCCGTAACGACGCCGACGAGGTCTGGGACCTGTTCCGCAAGTTCACCAAGCGCTTCTCCTTCCGGGACGAGGGCGGTGCCGAAGCCGTGCGCACCCTCCTCGACACGTACGGCGGCACCCGCGTCGTTCACGGGCACAGCCCCATCCCCTACCTCCTGGGCGAGGTCGGCTCCGAGGACGGCGAGGAGGGCACCGGCCCGGTCGTCGAGGGTCCGCACGTCTACGCCGACGGGCTCGCCATCGCCATGGACGGCGGAGTGACCATGGCCGGAAAGCTGCTGGTCCAGCAACTCCCGCTGAACGACTGA
- a CDS encoding LacI family DNA-binding transcriptional regulator, whose protein sequence is MTAAGKHQVSRAETSRRGSRPGRAGIRDVAAAAGVSITTVSDALNGKGRLPDATRRHVREVADRLGYRPSAAARTLRTGKSGLIGLTVTTYGDEPFTFTEFAYFAEMARAATSAALARGYALVILPATSRHDVWSNVALDGTVVIDPSDQDPVVSELVRQGLPVVSDGRPAGSLPVTAWVDNDHEAAVLGILDHLADAGARRIGLLTGTSTDTYTHLSTTAYLRWCERVGQDPVYEAYPAHDPCAGAVAADRLLARPDRPDAVYGLFDPNGTDLLAAARRYGLRVPDDLLLVCCSESTMYASTEPPVTTLSLKPRRIGTAVVQLLIDAIEGVESEQPVEQVIPTELIVRTSSQRRSPRTTVSPPRTPDDR, encoded by the coding sequence ATGACAGCAGCAGGGAAGCACCAGGTGAGCCGCGCGGAAACCTCACGTCGAGGCAGTCGGCCGGGCCGGGCGGGCATCAGAGACGTCGCCGCCGCCGCCGGGGTCTCCATCACGACCGTGTCCGACGCCCTCAACGGCAAGGGCCGGCTCCCCGATGCCACCCGGCGCCACGTCCGCGAGGTCGCCGACCGCCTCGGGTACCGGCCCTCGGCCGCCGCCCGAACCCTCCGTACGGGCAAGTCGGGCCTGATCGGCCTGACCGTGACGACCTACGGGGATGAACCTTTCACCTTCACGGAGTTCGCGTACTTCGCGGAGATGGCCCGGGCCGCCACCTCGGCCGCGCTCGCGCGCGGCTACGCGCTGGTCATCCTGCCCGCGACCTCCCGGCACGACGTCTGGTCCAACGTGGCCCTGGACGGCACGGTCGTCATCGACCCCTCCGACCAGGACCCGGTCGTCAGCGAACTCGTCCGGCAAGGACTGCCGGTCGTCTCCGACGGCCGCCCGGCCGGCTCCCTCCCCGTCACCGCCTGGGTCGACAACGACCACGAGGCCGCCGTACTCGGCATCCTCGACCATCTCGCCGACGCCGGCGCCCGCCGCATCGGCCTGCTCACGGGCACCTCGACGGACACCTACACCCATCTGTCCACCACCGCCTACCTGCGCTGGTGCGAACGGGTCGGCCAGGACCCGGTCTACGAGGCGTACCCGGCGCACGACCCGTGCGCGGGCGCCGTCGCCGCCGACCGGCTGCTCGCCCGCCCCGACCGGCCCGACGCGGTCTACGGGCTGTTCGACCCCAACGGCACCGATCTGCTCGCCGCCGCCCGCCGCTACGGCCTGCGCGTCCCCGACGACCTGCTGCTGGTGTGCTGCAGCGAGTCGACCATGTACGCCAGCACCGAGCCACCCGTCACCACGCTGTCGCTGAAGCCACGCCGCATCGGCACCGCCGTCGTCCAGCTCCTCATCGACGCGATCGAAGGCGTCGAGTCCGAGCAGCCGGTCGAGCAGGTGATACCGACCGAACTGATCGTGCGCACCTCCTCCCAGCGGCGGTCGCCGCGCACGACGGTCAGCCCGCCGCGCACCCCGGACGACCGGTAG
- the hisC gene encoding histidinol-phosphate transaminase, whose translation MSETSPKLRAELEGIPTYKPGKPAAADGPVAYKLSSNENPYPPLPGVLESVTAAACDLNRYPDMSCTGLMNELSDRFGVPLSHLATGTGSVGVAQQLLQATSGPGDEVIYAWRSFEAYPIITRISGARPVQVPLTPGDVHDLDAMADAITDRTRLIFVCNPNNPTGTVVRRAELERFLDRVPRDVLVVLDEAYREFIRDPEVPDGVELYRQRPNVCVLRTFSKAYGLAGLRVGFAIAHEPVAAALRKTAVPFGVSQLAQEAAIASLRAEDELLGRVGSLVCERTRVVDTLRGQGWTVPETQANFVWLRLGERTVAFAQACEEHGVVVRPFPGEGVRVTVGEAEANDIFLKVAEAFRKER comes from the coding sequence GTGAGCGAGACAAGCCCCAAGCTGCGCGCCGAGCTGGAGGGTATCCCCACCTACAAGCCGGGCAAGCCGGCCGCGGCCGACGGTCCGGTCGCCTACAAGCTGTCCTCCAACGAGAACCCGTACCCGCCGCTGCCGGGCGTGCTGGAGAGCGTGACCGCCGCGGCCTGTGACCTCAACCGCTACCCGGACATGTCCTGCACCGGGCTGATGAACGAGCTGTCCGACCGCTTCGGTGTGCCGCTGTCCCACCTGGCGACCGGGACCGGCTCGGTGGGGGTCGCCCAGCAGCTGCTCCAGGCCACCAGTGGCCCCGGTGACGAGGTGATCTACGCATGGCGGTCGTTCGAGGCGTACCCGATCATCACGCGGATCAGCGGCGCCCGGCCGGTTCAGGTGCCGTTGACGCCGGGCGATGTGCACGACCTCGACGCGATGGCGGACGCGATCACCGACCGGACGCGGCTGATCTTCGTGTGCAACCCCAACAACCCGACCGGCACGGTGGTGCGGCGGGCCGAGCTGGAACGGTTCCTCGACCGGGTGCCCCGGGATGTGCTGGTGGTGCTGGACGAGGCCTACCGGGAGTTCATCCGTGACCCCGAGGTGCCCGACGGCGTGGAGCTGTACCGGCAGCGGCCCAACGTCTGTGTGCTGCGGACCTTCTCCAAGGCCTACGGGCTGGCCGGGCTGCGGGTCGGTTTCGCGATCGCCCATGAGCCGGTGGCGGCGGCCCTGCGCAAGACGGCGGTGCCGTTCGGGGTGAGTCAGCTCGCGCAGGAGGCGGCGATCGCCTCGCTGCGGGCCGAGGACGAGCTGCTGGGCCGGGTCGGCTCGTTGGTGTGTGAGCGCACGCGTGTGGTCGACACGCTGCGAGGCCAGGGCTGGACGGTCCCGGAGACGCAGGCCAACTTCGTGTGGCTGCGGCTGGGGGAGCGCACCGTCGCGTTCGCGCAAGCCTGTGAGGAGCACGGGGTGGTGGTCCGGCCGTTCCCGGGCGAGGGTGTGCGGGTGACGGTCGGCGAGGCCGAGGCGAACGACATCTTCCTGAAGGTGGCGGAGGCGTTCCGCAAGGAGCGGTGA
- a CDS encoding cyclophilin-like fold protein, with amino-acid sequence MQIRISWPAGSITASLDASTPTAQALAKALPLASTASTWGEEVYFDTGVSVSRETDARQVVEPGTVAFWTEGNALALPYGPTPISHDGECRLASPCNILGSLDGDAGLLATVRAGDPIRLELIED; translated from the coding sequence ATGCAGATACGCATTTCCTGGCCCGCGGGCAGCATCACCGCGAGCCTCGACGCAAGCACCCCGACCGCGCAGGCCCTCGCCAAGGCGCTGCCCCTCGCGTCGACCGCGAGCACATGGGGTGAGGAGGTGTATTTCGACACAGGCGTCTCCGTTTCACGTGAAACGGACGCCCGTCAGGTCGTGGAGCCGGGCACGGTGGCCTTCTGGACGGAAGGCAACGCCCTTGCCCTCCCCTACGGACCCACGCCGATCTCGCACGACGGGGAGTGCCGGCTCGCGAGCCCGTGCAACATCCTCGGCAGCCTGGACGGGGACGCCGGCCTCCTGGCGACCGTACGAGCCGGCGACCCCATCCGTCTGGAACTGATCGAGGACTGA